A stretch of Pseudoclavibacter chungangensis DNA encodes these proteins:
- a CDS encoding thiolase family protein gives MADRDVLFIDGVRTPFGRAGEKGMYWRTRADDLSVKTIRALLDRNPQIPLDRYDDVAIAATTQEGDQGLTLGRTAAILAGLPLGVPGFAIDRMCAGALTAATTMGSGVGFGAYDVAIAGGVEHMGHHPLGSGAEPNPRFVAEQLVSADALNMGKTAERLHDRFPGLTRERSDEYAMRSQQKAAAAYEAGLIQPDLVPVAIESDTGWGLAERDEGLRPETNRETLATLKTPFRPHGRVTAGNASGLNDGATASILASTAAVKEFGLKPRMRMVNFGFAGVEPEVMGLGPIPSTEKALQRAGLKIDDIGLFELNEAFAVQVLSFLDHFGIPDDDPSVNPYGGAIAFGHPLASSGVRLMNQLSRQFAEHPEVRYGVTAMCVGLGQGGTIIWENTNWNGKKHARAAASKGRN, from the coding sequence GTGGCTGATCGCGACGTCTTGTTCATCGACGGGGTCCGCACCCCGTTCGGCCGAGCCGGCGAAAAGGGGATGTACTGGCGCACTCGCGCCGACGACCTTTCCGTCAAGACCATCCGGGCACTGCTCGACCGCAACCCGCAGATTCCGCTCGACCGCTATGACGACGTCGCGATCGCGGCGACGACCCAGGAGGGCGACCAGGGCCTGACGCTCGGTCGGACGGCCGCGATCCTCGCGGGGCTCCCCCTCGGCGTCCCCGGATTCGCGATCGACCGCATGTGCGCCGGCGCGCTCACGGCGGCGACGACGATGGGCTCCGGCGTGGGCTTCGGCGCCTACGACGTCGCCATCGCGGGCGGTGTCGAGCACATGGGACACCACCCCCTCGGTTCGGGTGCCGAGCCGAACCCGCGCTTCGTCGCGGAGCAGCTCGTGAGCGCGGACGCGCTCAACATGGGCAAGACGGCCGAGCGCCTGCACGACCGCTTCCCGGGCCTCACGCGCGAGCGCTCGGACGAGTACGCGATGCGCAGTCAGCAGAAGGCCGCCGCCGCCTACGAGGCCGGGCTCATCCAACCGGACCTCGTCCCCGTCGCCATCGAGAGCGACACGGGCTGGGGTCTCGCGGAGCGTGACGAGGGCCTGCGGCCCGAGACGAACCGCGAGACGCTCGCGACGCTCAAGACCCCATTCCGGCCGCACGGTCGGGTCACGGCGGGCAACGCGTCGGGCCTCAACGACGGCGCGACCGCGTCGATCCTGGCCTCCACGGCCGCCGTGAAGGAGTTCGGCCTGAAGCCGCGCATGCGCATGGTCAACTTCGGATTCGCAGGTGTCGAGCCCGAGGTCATGGGCCTCGGCCCGATCCCGTCGACCGAGAAGGCGCTGCAGCGTGCGGGCCTCAAGATCGACGACATCGGCCTGTTCGAGCTCAACGAGGCGTTCGCCGTCCAGGTGCTCTCGTTCCTCGACCACTTCGGCATCCCGGACGACGACCCGTCGGTCAACCCGTACGGCGGGGCGATCGCGTTCGGTCACCCGCTCGCCTCGTCGGGCGTGCGCCTCATGAACCAGCTGAGCCGTCAGTTCGCCGAGCACCCCGAGGTGCGCTACGGCGTGACGGCGATGTGCGTGGGCCTCGGCCAGGGCGGCACGATCATCTGGGAGAACACGAACTGGAACGGCAAGAAGCACGCACGCGCCGCGGCGTCGAAGGGACGGAACTGA
- a CDS encoding SufE family protein codes for MTATLPAAFAEIRDDFLALPERERLTLLLEFANELPDLPARYADHPDLLERVVECQSPVYLFTEVDEAGLVHLHATAPREAPTTRGFASILAQGVEGASVEELLAIPEDVPFDLGLTKVVSPLRLRGMVGMLGRTKRQARERVATSS; via the coding sequence ATGACGGCCACGCTGCCCGCCGCGTTCGCGGAGATCCGTGACGACTTCCTCGCGCTCCCGGAGCGCGAGCGCCTGACGCTCCTGCTGGAATTCGCGAACGAGTTGCCCGACTTGCCCGCACGCTACGCCGACCACCCGGACCTCCTGGAGCGCGTCGTCGAGTGCCAGTCCCCCGTCTACCTCTTCACCGAGGTCGACGAGGCCGGTCTCGTGCACCTGCACGCGACGGCGCCGCGGGAGGCTCCGACGACGCGCGGCTTCGCGTCGATCCTGGCGCAGGGTGTGGAGGGTGCGAGCGTCGAGGAGCTCCTCGCGATCCCCGAGGACGTGCCCTTCGACCTCGGGCTGACGAAGGTCGTCTCGCCACTGCGGTTGCGCGGCATGGTGGGCATGCTCGGACGAACGAAGCGGCAGGCGCGGGAGCGCGTCGCCACGTCGTCGTGA
- a CDS encoding HRDC domain-containing protein: protein MTQADEARIANGGLEVIDTPEAFARGVARIAEGEGPVAVDAERASGYRYSDRAYLVQLYRRGAGTLLIDPLPIGSLAALGEAIHDEEWVFHAATQDLPCLREIDLDPATIFDTELGARLLGMERVGLGAVVEELLGITLAKAHSADDWSVRPLPTSWLAYAALDVELLVDVRDLMAQRLVDQGKDGLARQEFDDILVRELGAKRSEPWRRMNGYSKLRTPRAQAIARELWLARDAYARETDNAPGRIVPDRALTAAAAAMPSSRGALQGLKEFTGRESRSQLDRWWAAIEAGRSTTDLPSRRGERPAIPPHRSWAHRAPDADARLRAGRAAVERVAETLGMPVENVLTPDYLRRVAWEPPTTIDTATIAAALAASGARPWQVDAVSELVARAFVEVGQPPAHADETAS from the coding sequence GTGACGCAGGCTGACGAAGCACGGATCGCGAACGGCGGCCTCGAGGTCATCGACACGCCCGAGGCGTTCGCGCGCGGCGTCGCGCGCATCGCCGAGGGCGAGGGGCCCGTCGCGGTCGACGCGGAGCGCGCGAGCGGCTACCGCTACTCGGATCGCGCCTACCTCGTCCAGCTCTACCGTCGCGGTGCGGGGACGCTGCTCATCGATCCGCTCCCGATCGGCTCGCTCGCCGCGCTCGGCGAGGCGATCCACGACGAGGAGTGGGTCTTCCACGCCGCGACGCAGGACCTCCCGTGCCTCCGCGAGATCGACCTCGATCCGGCGACCATCTTCGACACCGAACTCGGTGCGCGCCTGCTCGGCATGGAGCGCGTCGGCCTCGGCGCGGTCGTCGAGGAGTTGCTCGGCATCACGCTCGCGAAGGCACACTCGGCCGACGACTGGTCCGTGCGTCCGTTACCGACGAGCTGGCTCGCCTACGCCGCGCTCGACGTCGAACTGCTCGTCGACGTCCGCGACCTCATGGCCCAGCGCCTCGTCGACCAGGGCAAGGACGGTCTCGCGCGGCAGGAGTTCGACGACATCCTCGTGCGCGAGCTGGGCGCGAAGCGCTCCGAGCCGTGGCGCCGCATGAACGGCTACTCGAAGTTGCGCACGCCCCGCGCACAGGCGATCGCCCGTGAGCTGTGGCTCGCGCGCGACGCGTACGCACGGGAGACGGACAACGCACCCGGCCGGATCGTGCCGGATCGTGCCCTCACCGCCGCGGCGGCCGCGATGCCGTCGAGCCGCGGCGCCCTCCAGGGGCTCAAGGAGTTCACGGGTCGGGAGTCGCGCTCGCAACTGGACCGCTGGTGGGCGGCCATCGAGGCGGGCCGCAGCACGACCGATCTGCCCTCACGACGAGGCGAGCGCCCCGCGATCCCACCCCACCGCTCGTGGGCGCACCGCGCTCCCGACGCCGACGCACGGTTGCGGGCAGGACGCGCCGCCGTCGAACGCGTCGCCGAGACGCTCGGCATGCCCGTCGAGAACGTCCTGACCCCCGACTACCTGCGTCGCGTCGCGTGGGAGCCACCCACGACGATCGACACGGCGACGATCGCTGCCGCACTCGCGGCGTCGGGCGCGCGGCCGTGGCAGGTCGACGCGGTCTCGGAGCTCGTGGCCCGCGCGTTTGTCGAGGTCGGCCAACCACCTGCGCACGCGGACGAGACGGCTTCGTAG
- a CDS encoding DUF456 domain-containing protein, whose amino-acid sequence MTPDAIAAIVAVVLALVGIVGIIVPVLPGSITIMAGLIVWGIWGSGWAWLAVGIGLLLTGTGMFSGWILAKRGLDAREIPNWPIVVGAVTGIVGMFVLPALGLPIGFLAGLVVCEYIRLRDWREALSTSWTTTKALGIGMLIEFACACLALFVLGVSILGHFAFGW is encoded by the coding sequence ATGACCCCCGATGCCATCGCCGCGATCGTCGCCGTCGTTCTCGCCCTCGTCGGGATCGTGGGGATCATCGTCCCGGTGCTCCCCGGCTCGATCACGATCATGGCCGGGCTCATCGTCTGGGGAATCTGGGGGAGCGGCTGGGCGTGGCTCGCGGTCGGGATCGGCCTCCTGCTCACCGGTACCGGAATGTTCTCGGGATGGATCCTCGCGAAGCGCGGCCTCGACGCCCGCGAGATCCCGAACTGGCCCATCGTCGTCGGCGCCGTGACGGGCATCGTCGGCATGTTCGTCCTGCCGGCGCTCGGGCTTCCGATCGGATTCCTCGCGGGCCTCGTCGTGTGCGAGTACATCCGGCTCCGGGACTGGCGCGAAGCGCTGTCGACGTCGTGGACCACGACGAAGGCGCTCGGCATCGGCATGCTCATCGAGTTCGCGTGTGCATGCCTCGCGCTCTTCGTGCTGGGCGTCTCGATCCTCGGGCACTTCGCTTTCGGCTGGTAG
- a CDS encoding ammonium transporter, protein MDTGGMAWLLISAALVLLMTPGLAFFYGGMVKEKSVISMMMLSFGALGLIAVLWILYGYSMSSVSGDSFFQFAGNPFADFAMTDLTSDNESLAGAAYGATFAIITTALISGAIADRAKFGSWLLFAGIFATFVYFPVAAWVWGGGWIMQLGTALGFDGVEVIDYAGGTAVHINAGAAALALAIVLGRRVGFADKGKEMLKPHNVPLVMLGTALLWFGWFGFNAGAEGNGNLIEGIPGLIFVNTIAAPAAAILGWIAVEKIRNGKPTAIGAASGAVAGLVAITPACAVLTPGWSLLLGLLAGILCCLAVDLKYKLGYDDSLDVVGLHLVGGLLGSIFPGFFAFDTGLFTGGDARQLVVQVIASLSVLVYSFVVSFLVAWAIQKTIGFRITHEDEAAGIDVVVHGETGYALAR, encoded by the coding sequence ATGGACACCGGTGGAATGGCCTGGCTCCTCATCAGTGCGGCTCTCGTGCTGCTGATGACCCCCGGGCTCGCCTTCTTCTACGGCGGCATGGTGAAGGAGAAGAGCGTCATCTCGATGATGATGCTCAGCTTCGGGGCGCTCGGCCTCATCGCCGTGCTCTGGATCCTCTACGGCTACAGCATGTCGTCCGTCTCCGGCGACAGCTTCTTCCAGTTCGCGGGCAACCCGTTCGCCGACTTCGCGATGACCGACCTCACGAGCGACAACGAGAGTCTCGCGGGCGCCGCATACGGAGCCACCTTCGCGATCATCACGACGGCGCTCATCTCGGGTGCCATCGCCGACCGTGCCAAGTTCGGTTCCTGGCTCCTCTTCGCGGGCATCTTCGCGACCTTCGTGTACTTCCCCGTCGCCGCATGGGTCTGGGGTGGCGGCTGGATCATGCAGCTCGGCACCGCACTCGGCTTCGACGGCGTCGAGGTCATCGACTACGCGGGTGGAACCGCGGTCCACATCAACGCCGGTGCTGCCGCACTCGCGCTCGCCATCGTCCTCGGCCGCCGCGTCGGCTTCGCGGACAAGGGCAAGGAGATGCTGAAGCCGCACAACGTGCCGCTCGTCATGCTCGGCACCGCGCTCCTGTGGTTCGGCTGGTTCGGCTTCAACGCCGGCGCCGAGGGGAACGGCAACCTCATCGAGGGCATCCCCGGCCTCATCTTCGTGAACACGATCGCCGCGCCCGCCGCCGCCATCCTCGGATGGATCGCGGTCGAGAAGATCCGCAACGGCAAGCCGACCGCGATCGGTGCCGCCTCCGGTGCCGTCGCGGGTCTCGTCGCGATCACGCCGGCGTGTGCCGTGCTCACGCCCGGCTGGTCGCTCCTGCTCGGCCTGCTCGCCGGTATCCTCTGCTGCCTCGCGGTGGACCTCAAGTACAAGCTCGGCTACGACGACTCGCTCGACGTCGTGGGACTCCACCTCGTCGGTGGTCTCCTCGGCTCGATCTTCCCGGGCTTCTTCGCCTTCGACACGGGCCTGTTCACGGGCGGCGACGCTCGCCAGCTCGTCGTGCAGGTGATCGCATCGCTCTCGGTGCTCGTGTACTCGTTCGTCGTCAGTTTCCTCGTGGCGTGGGCGATCCAGAAGACGATCGGCTTCCGGATCACGCACGAGGACGAAGCGGCCGGTATCGACGTGGTCGTGCACGGAGAGACCGGCTACGCGCTGGCCCGCTAG
- a CDS encoding DUF3000 domain-containing protein, protein MVVSLNVPPDGFEVAAASVREATFRSELEVAEIRPPSNLAPDAIALSGDVHPANHEEDSEFGTGRFVLLHDPDEPEAWRGSYRVVCFAQAPLEPEIGVDPFLSDVAWSWLVEALESRGALFEHPSGTATIVNAKGFGELDSQGEGSQIELRASWTPRNYDFGSHAAAWGELVCMLAGLPPVESDRVVSIRHRRGPRDAG, encoded by the coding sequence GTGGTTGTCTCACTGAATGTTCCGCCGGACGGGTTCGAGGTCGCTGCGGCGTCCGTCCGTGAAGCGACCTTCCGCTCAGAACTCGAGGTCGCGGAGATCCGTCCGCCCTCCAACCTCGCGCCGGACGCGATCGCCCTCTCGGGCGACGTGCACCCCGCGAATCACGAGGAGGACTCCGAATTCGGCACCGGCCGATTCGTCCTGCTGCACGACCCCGACGAACCCGAGGCGTGGCGAGGGAGCTATCGCGTCGTGTGCTTCGCTCAGGCGCCCCTCGAACCCGAGATCGGCGTCGATCCCTTCCTCTCGGACGTCGCGTGGTCGTGGCTCGTCGAGGCCCTCGAGTCCCGTGGCGCCCTGTTCGAGCATCCCTCCGGCACGGCGACGATCGTCAACGCGAAGGGATTCGGCGAACTCGACTCGCAGGGTGAGGGCTCCCAGATCGAATTGCGTGCGTCCTGGACCCCCAGGAACTACGACTTCGGCTCGCACGCCGCCGCATGGGGTGAGCTCGTCTGCATGCTCGCCGGCCTCCCGCCCGTCGAATCCGACCGGGTCGTGAGCATCCGGCACCGCCGGGGGCCCCGTGACGCAGGCTGA
- a CDS encoding RibD family protein translates to MTDVESPAATLLRILWRSDELGGGTDASPLALASPASDAAIDALYATPAGPWIRMNMLGTLNARVTGPDGTSDSVTNRIDRRILTRIRRMSDAIVVGASTLRQERHTATGDTPLVVVTRSGELAGHRITPDEARHGVVVLCPPIATTNVERTLPGARVEIVDAPGGGVPVGTVVERCRALGFERLVVEGGGSLIAQFLDAELLDEACLTQAPLFGPSDAPQLPASTAATRFERVLVALDDAGYAYSRLVARRGAATSAD, encoded by the coding sequence GTGACCGACGTCGAGTCCCCCGCGGCGACGCTGCTCCGGATTCTCTGGCGCTCGGACGAGCTCGGGGGCGGGACGGACGCGTCTCCGCTCGCCCTCGCCTCCCCCGCGTCCGACGCGGCGATCGATGCGCTGTACGCGACGCCGGCCGGCCCGTGGATCCGCATGAACATGCTCGGCACGCTGAATGCGCGCGTCACGGGCCCGGACGGCACGAGCGACTCGGTCACGAACCGCATCGACCGCCGCATCCTCACTCGTATCCGGCGGATGAGCGATGCCATCGTCGTCGGCGCCTCGACCCTCCGTCAGGAGCGGCACACGGCGACGGGTGATACGCCGCTCGTCGTCGTGACCCGTTCGGGCGAACTCGCGGGGCACCGCATCACCCCGGACGAGGCCCGGCACGGCGTCGTCGTCCTGTGCCCGCCGATCGCGACGACGAACGTCGAACGCACGCTCCCCGGCGCGCGCGTCGAGATCGTCGATGCACCCGGCGGCGGCGTCCCCGTCGGGACGGTCGTCGAACGGTGCCGCGCACTCGGGTTCGAGCGCCTGGTCGTCGAGGGGGGCGGATCACTCATCGCCCAGTTCCTCGATGCCGAACTGCTCGACGAGGCGTGCCTCACACAGGCACCGCTGTTCGGGCCCTCGGATGCGCCGCAGCTTCCGGCGTCGACGGCCGCGACCCGGTTCGAGCGCGTCCTCGTCGCACTCGACGACGCCGGATACGCCTACTCGCGGCTCGTCGCCCGCCGCGGGGCGGCCACGTCGGCGGACTGA
- the zapE gene encoding cell division protein ZapE, with product MDRPTAAAGATGAPTTTGELPVSPNGIVHLTERSPEVSAQEMVAALVPPRQFDTARFSTYRPDAEYPSQAEAVRAGERFCGKKPDKSTSPGRGFFSRLKPAPPVKPGLYLDGGFGVGKTHLLASIWHDYPGRKYFGTFIEYTALIGALGFQKAVTQLTGTKLIAIDEFELDDPGDTMMMSKLLGELVATGTSVAATSNTPPNALGEGRFAAQDFLREITKLADVFETLRIDGTDYRRRAIDGSAIVTTPDGIEREVAQRLELGETVARDDFGALVDHLASVHPSKYVRLVDGLDAIVLDDVFELTDQSQALRFVAFVDRVYDAQVPVIASGIPLDQIFGGGMVDGGYRKKYLRAVSRLIASTAAAGERAVRAS from the coding sequence ATGGATCGGCCGACGGCTGCAGCCGGGGCCACCGGTGCGCCGACGACAACAGGAGAGCTGCCCGTGAGCCCTAACGGCATCGTCCATCTGACCGAGCGATCGCCCGAGGTGTCGGCGCAGGAGATGGTCGCCGCACTCGTGCCGCCGCGGCAGTTCGACACGGCGCGGTTCAGCACCTACCGGCCGGATGCCGAGTATCCCTCGCAGGCCGAGGCTGTTCGTGCGGGTGAGCGGTTCTGCGGCAAGAAGCCGGACAAGTCGACCTCGCCCGGACGCGGATTCTTCTCGCGGCTCAAGCCGGCGCCGCCCGTCAAGCCGGGGCTGTACCTCGACGGCGGATTCGGTGTCGGCAAGACGCACCTCCTCGCGTCGATCTGGCACGACTACCCCGGGCGCAAGTACTTCGGGACGTTCATCGAGTACACGGCGCTCATCGGTGCCCTCGGGTTCCAGAAGGCCGTCACGCAGCTCACGGGTACGAAGCTCATCGCGATCGACGAGTTCGAGCTCGACGATCCGGGCGACACGATGATGATGTCGAAGCTCCTCGGCGAACTCGTCGCGACGGGCACGTCGGTGGCCGCCACGAGCAACACCCCGCCGAACGCACTCGGTGAGGGACGCTTCGCCGCACAGGACTTCCTGCGCGAGATCACGAAGCTCGCCGACGTGTTCGAGACGCTCCGCATCGACGGCACGGACTACCGTCGCCGCGCCATCGACGGCAGCGCGATCGTCACGACGCCCGACGGGATCGAGCGCGAGGTCGCCCAGCGCCTCGAGCTCGGCGAGACGGTCGCGCGCGACGACTTCGGCGCGCTCGTCGACCACCTCGCGAGCGTGCACCCGTCGAAGTACGTCCGGCTCGTCGACGGCCTCGACGCGATCGTCCTCGACGACGTGTTCGAGCTGACCGACCAGAGCCAGGCGCTGCGCTTCGTCGCGTTCGTCGACCGCGTCTACGACGCGCAGGTGCCCGTCATCGCCTCCGGCATCCCGCTCGACCAGATCTTCGGCGGCGGGATGGTCGACGGCGGCTACCGCAAGAAGTACCTCCGCGCGGTCTCGCGACTCATCGCGTCGACGGCGGCCGCCGGCGAACGCGCCGTCCGCGCGAGCTGA
- a CDS encoding alpha/beta hydrolase family protein, with amino-acid sequence MVVRSRSPIGVAVTSIGLGLGAGLLATASAAVTASVLMARSVVTPPRRPHEPLRVHAVDRRAGTVTLRRTPESSAPGTYSMVFSGGAGRAVLGPVTATSEHTVTRRFDGEEGARLERGTSVRVASAPQRGPADLGLPWESVEVPTVLGPAPAWLFPAEGPSTDWAVHVHGRGALMTEPLRSIGAFHEAGWNSLVISYRNDPGSTTSPDRRYGLGGTERRDIDAALAWARSRGARRIVLVGWSMGGAAVMQALFDSPHRDHVVGVVLESPVVSWFSTLRHQGALLHMPRWVTRLAIGLLSSTAAAPIVGVDAPIPLERFEVLRRTDEIRVPVLLMHSTADTVVPVGPSRELGRRLPDLVRYVEFPAGLHTRLHNVDPERWDRALQRWLADLARGTWAGIGAPAAGQSADVAAPRRATSRE; translated from the coding sequence ATGGTCGTGCGCAGCCGTTCGCCGATCGGGGTCGCCGTCACGTCGATCGGGCTCGGCCTCGGCGCGGGCCTGCTCGCGACGGCGTCAGCGGCGGTCACGGCGAGCGTGCTCATGGCCCGCTCGGTCGTGACGCCCCCGAGGCGGCCGCACGAGCCGCTCCGCGTGCACGCGGTCGATCGGCGAGCGGGCACCGTCACGCTGCGACGCACGCCGGAATCGAGTGCGCCCGGAACGTACTCGATGGTGTTCTCCGGTGGAGCCGGGCGCGCCGTCCTCGGTCCCGTGACGGCGACGAGCGAGCACACGGTGACGCGCCGCTTCGACGGCGAGGAGGGTGCACGCCTCGAGCGCGGCACGTCCGTGCGGGTCGCGTCGGCCCCACAGCGCGGGCCCGCGGACCTCGGCCTGCCCTGGGAATCCGTCGAGGTCCCCACCGTACTCGGCCCGGCACCGGCATGGCTGTTCCCGGCGGAGGGTCCGTCGACCGATTGGGCAGTGCACGTGCACGGCCGGGGCGCCCTCATGACCGAACCGCTCCGATCGATCGGTGCGTTCCACGAGGCCGGTTGGAACTCGCTCGTCATCTCGTACCGCAACGACCCCGGCTCGACGACGTCACCCGATCGCCGCTACGGGCTCGGTGGGACCGAGCGGCGGGACATCGACGCCGCCCTTGCGTGGGCGCGTTCCCGCGGGGCCCGGCGCATCGTGCTCGTCGGATGGTCGATGGGCGGCGCGGCCGTCATGCAGGCGCTCTTCGATTCACCGCACCGGGACCACGTCGTGGGAGTCGTACTCGAATCGCCCGTCGTCTCGTGGTTCTCGACCCTGCGCCATCAGGGAGCGCTCCTGCACATGCCACGCTGGGTGACCCGTCTCGCGATCGGGCTCCTCTCGTCGACGGCGGCCGCGCCGATCGTCGGCGTCGATGCGCCGATCCCGCTCGAGCGCTTCGAGGTGCTTCGACGCACCGACGAGATCCGTGTCCCCGTCCTCCTCATGCACTCGACCGCGGACACCGTCGTGCCGGTCGGTCCGAGCAGGGAGCTCGGGCGCCGGCTGCCCGACCTCGTGCGCTACGTGGAGTTCCCCGCGGGACTCCACACGCGTCTCCACAACGTCGACCCGGAGCGCTGGGATCGTGCCCTGCAGCGGTGGCTCGCGGATCTCGCGAGGGGGACGTGGGCGGGGATCGGGGCGCCTGCGGCCGGTCAGTCCGCCGACGTGGCCGCCCCGCGGCGGGCGACGAGCCGCGAGTAG
- a CDS encoding CPBP family intramembrane glutamic endopeptidase produces MTAPATTRDVGAWTTVLLALLAAGPILVLSFGAADDGGVAVSAWALLLGAVWFTGGGIVLAIRRQVDRDDSPPRPARHRVLTSLLAGAALATASLVGGLVLSSWPATAPLVAAPLAAAASQPVALLLAVAFVTGAAEEVFFRLAFPTLLRGWWRWIVPTVLYAIVTLCSGTPALALMAAVLGVVAMWTLDRTRWWPAPIIVHAVWTVAMIGIFPVLVGR; encoded by the coding sequence ATGACCGCGCCCGCGACCACCCGCGATGTGGGTGCTTGGACGACCGTCCTGCTCGCGCTCCTCGCGGCCGGTCCGATTCTCGTGCTGTCGTTCGGTGCGGCCGACGACGGTGGCGTCGCGGTCTCCGCGTGGGCGCTCCTGCTCGGCGCCGTCTGGTTCACGGGTGGCGGCATCGTCCTCGCGATCCGTCGGCAGGTCGACCGGGACGACAGCCCGCCACGACCCGCTCGACACCGCGTCCTGACGTCGCTGCTCGCGGGGGCCGCACTCGCGACCGCATCGCTCGTCGGCGGCCTCGTCCTGTCCTCGTGGCCCGCGACGGCACCGCTCGTGGCTGCTCCGCTCGCCGCGGCGGCCTCGCAACCCGTCGCCCTGCTGCTCGCCGTGGCGTTCGTGACGGGTGCGGCGGAGGAGGTCTTCTTCCGCCTCGCGTTCCCGACGCTGTTGCGCGGCTGGTGGCGCTGGATCGTGCCGACCGTGCTCTACGCGATCGTGACGCTGTGCTCGGGCACTCCCGCACTCGCGCTCATGGCGGCCGTCCTCGGTGTCGTCGCGATGTGGACGCTGGATCGGACGCGCTGGTGGCCGGCGCCGATCATCGTGCACGCCGTGTGGACCGTGGCGATGATCGGCATCTTCCCCGTCCTCGTCGGGCGGTGA
- a CDS encoding sulfurtransferase, which translates to MPVAHDPDPRLAAFAHPERLVTTEWLAEHLGDEGLVVIESDEDVLLYETGHIPGAVKLDWHVDLNDPVRRDFVDGEQFAKLMSERGIARDDTLVIYGDRNNWWAAYALWLATLFGHEDVRLLDGGRDRWIAEGRRITTEVPVPPPTEYPVVERDDRTYRAFRDDVAAHFGSPLVDVRSPQEYSGERTTAPDYPEEGALRAGHIPSARSVPWGKAVAEDGTFRPRAELEALYFDGAGLAPDSDVIAYCRIGERSSHTWFTLTHLLGLEHVRNYDGSWTEWGSLVGAPVALGEEPGDAPAPRA; encoded by the coding sequence ATGCCCGTGGCCCACGATCCCGATCCGCGACTCGCGGCGTTCGCTCACCCCGAGCGTCTCGTCACGACCGAGTGGCTCGCGGAGCACCTCGGTGACGAGGGGCTCGTCGTGATCGAGTCCGACGAGGACGTCCTCCTCTACGAGACGGGGCACATCCCCGGCGCGGTGAAGCTCGACTGGCACGTCGACCTGAACGATCCGGTCCGTCGCGACTTCGTCGACGGCGAGCAGTTCGCGAAGCTCATGTCGGAGCGCGGCATCGCTCGCGACGACACGCTCGTGATCTACGGCGACCGCAACAACTGGTGGGCGGCGTACGCGCTGTGGCTCGCGACGCTCTTCGGACACGAGGACGTGCGTCTGCTCGACGGGGGCCGCGACCGCTGGATCGCGGAGGGCCGGCGGATCACGACCGAGGTGCCCGTCCCGCCCCCCACCGAGTACCCGGTCGTCGAGCGCGACGACCGCACGTACCGCGCGTTCCGCGACGACGTCGCGGCGCACTTCGGGTCGCCGCTCGTCGACGTCCGCTCGCCGCAGGAATACTCGGGTGAGCGCACGACGGCGCCCGACTACCCCGAGGAAGGCGCGCTGCGCGCGGGCCACATCCCGTCGGCGCGCTCGGTGCCATGGGGCAAGGCGGTCGCCGAGGACGGAACGTTCCGCCCGCGCGCCGAGCTCGAAGCGCTCTACTTCGACGGCGCCGGGCTCGCCCCCGACAGCGACGTCATCGCGTACTGCCGCATCGGCGAGCGTTCGAGCCACACGTGGTTCACGCTCACCCACCTGCTCGGCCTCGAGCACGTGCGCAACTACGACGGCTCGTGGACCGAGTGGGGCAGCCTCGTGGGCGCACCCGTCGCGCTCGGCGAGGAGCCCGGCGACGCCCCCGCGCCGCGCGCATGA